One window of Ailuropoda melanoleuca isolate Jingjing chromosome 3, ASM200744v2, whole genome shotgun sequence genomic DNA carries:
- the RMND5B gene encoding E3 ubiquitin-protein transferase RMND5B isoform X2: protein MSQCCRKIKDTVQKLASDHKDIHSSVSRVGKAIDRNFDSEICGVVSDAVWDSREKQQQILQMAIVEHLYQQGMLGVAEELCQESTLNVDLDFKQPFLELNRILEALHEQDLGPALEWAVSHRQRLLELNSSLEFKLHRLHFIRLLAGGPEKQLEALSYARHFQPFARLHQREIQVMMGSLVYLRLGLEKSPYCHLLDNSHWAEICETFTRDACSLLGLSVESPLSVSFASGCVALPVLMNIKAVIEQRQCTGVWSHKDELPIEIELGMKCWYHSVFACPILRQQTSDSNPPIKLICGHVISRDALNKLINGGKLKCPYCPMEQNPADGKRIIF, encoded by the exons ATGTCCCAGTGCTGCCGGAAGATCAAAGACACCGTGCAAAAATTGGCTTCGGACCACAAGGACATTCACAGCAGCGTCTCCCGAGTGGGCAAAGCCATTGACAGG AACTTTGACTCTGAGATTTGCGGAGTGGTGTCGGATGCGGTGTGGGACTCtcgggagaagcagcagcagatcCTGCAGATGGCCATTGTGGAGCACCTGTACCAGCAAGGCATGCTGGGTGTCGCTGAGGAGCTCTGCCAG GAATCAACACTGAACGTGGACTTAGACTTTAAGCAGCCTTTCCTCGAGTTGAATCGAATCCTGGAAGCTCTGCATGAACAAGACCTAGGGCCAGCATTGGA ATGGGCCGTCTCCCACAGACAGCGCCTGCTCGAGCTCAACAGCTCCCTGGAGTTCAAGCTGCACCGCCTGCACTTCATCCGCCTCCTGGCGGGCGGCCCCGAGAAGCAGCTGGAGGCCCTCAGTTACGCCCGGCACTTTCAGCCCTTTGCACGGCTGCACCAGCGAG AGATCCAGGTGATGATGGGCAGCCTGGTGTACCTGCGGCTGGGCTTGGAGAAGTCGCCCTACTGCCACCTCCTGGACAATAGCCATTGGGCAGAGATCTGTGAGACCTTTACTCGTGATGCTTGCTCACTACTGGGGCTTTCGGTGGAGTCGCCCCTCAGCGTCAG CTTTGCCTCGGGCTGTGTGGCGCTGCCCGTGCTGATGAACATCAAGGCTGTGATTGAGCAGAGGCAGTGCACAGGCGTCTGGAGTCACAAGGACGAGCTGCCG ATCGAGATCGAACTGGGCATGAAGTGCTGGTACCACTCGGTGTTTGCCTGCCCCATCCTCCGGCAGCAGACGTCAGATTCCAACCCTCCCATCAAGCTCATCTGTGGCCACGTGATCTCCCGAGACGCACTCAACAAGCTCA
- the N4BP3 gene encoding NEDD4-binding protein 3, giving the protein MATAPGPAGIAMGSVGSLLERQDFSPEELRAALAGSRTSRQPDGLLRKGLGQRELFSYLHLPKKDGKNTKRAPRNEPADYTTLYYREHPRAGDFSKTSLPERGRFDKCRIRPSVFKPVAGAGKGFLSMQSLAAHKGQKLWRSNGSLHTLACHPPLSPGPRASQAQARAQLLHALSLDEGGPEPEPSLSDSSSGGSFGRSPGTGPGPFSSSMGHINHLGGSLDRASRVPKEAGPLAMLSCLPEPPPPYEFSCPTTEEVVAVLPDTCDDLKRGLGDEDGSNPFTQVLEERQRLWLAELKRLYVERLHEVAQKAERSERNLQLQLFMAQQEQRRLRKELRAQQGLGPEPRPPGALPEADPSARPEEEARWEVCQKTAEISLLKQQLREAQAELAQKLAEIFSLKTQLRGSREQAQAQDAELAQLRELVRSLREQGPRDAAPGGCETDDCKSRGLLGEAGGGEAGGGGGGAEQLRAQLVQERLRAQEQALCFERERRTWQEEKERVLRYQREIQGGYLDMYRRNQALEQELRALREPPAPWSPRLESSKI; this is encoded by the exons CAGCGTGGGCAGCCTGTTGGAACGGCAGGACTTCTCCCCCGAAGAGCTACGGGCAGCACTCGCGGGGTCCCGGACTTCCCGCCAGCCTGATGGGCTCCTCCGGAAGGGCTTGGGCCAGCGTGAGCTCTTCAGCTACCTGCACCTCCCCAAGAAGGACGGCAAGAACACCAAGAGGGCCCCTCGGAACGAGCCTGCTGACTACACCACCCTCTACTACCGGGAACATCCTCGGGCCGGCGACTTCAGCAAGACTTCGCTGCCCGAGCGGGGTCGCTTCGACAAG TGCCGCATCCGCCCGTCGGTGTTCAAGCCCGTGGCGGGCGCTGGGAAAGGCTTCCTGTCCATGCAGAGCCTGGCGGCCCATAAGGGCCAAAAACTGTGGCGAAGCAATGGCAGCCTGCACACGCTGGCCTGCCACCCCCCCTTGAGCCCAGGGCCCCGGGCCAGCCAGGCACAGGCCCGTGCCCAGCTGTTGCATGCCCTCAGCCTGGACGAGGGTGGCCCTGAGCCGGAGCCCAGCCTGTCTGACTCCTCCAGTGGGGGCAGCTTTGGCCGCAGTCCTGGCACTGGCCCAGGCCCCTTCAGCTCCTCAATGGGCCACATTAACCACCTGGGGGGCTCCCTGGACCGGGCCTCACGGGTCCCCAAGGAGGCTGGGCCTCTAGCTATGCTGAGCTGCCTgcctgagcccccacccccctaTGAGTTCTCCTGCCCCACCACGGAGGAAGTGGTGGCCGTGCTGCCTGACACCTGTGACGATCTCAAGAGGGGCCTTGGTGATGAGGACGGCTCCAACCCCTTCACACAG GTGCTGGAGGAGCGCCAGCGGCTGTGGCTGGCTGAGCTGAAGCGCCTGTACGTGGAGCGGCTGCACGAGGTAGCTCAGAAGGCGGAGCGCAGTGAGCGCAACCTCCAGCTGCAGCTCTTCATGGCCCAGCAGGAGCAGCGGCGGCTGCGCAAAGAGCTGCGGGCGCAGCAGGGCCTGGGCCCCGAGCCTCGGCCCCCCGGCGCCCTGCCGGAGGCCGACCCTAGCGCCCGACCCGAGGAGGAGGCCCGATGGGAG GTGTGCCAGAAGACCGCGGAGATCAGCCTCCTGAAGCAGCAGCTGCGGGAGGCGCAGGCGGAGCTGGCACAGAAGCTGGCCGAGATCTTCAGCCTGAAGACGCAGCTGCGGGGCAGCCGGGAGCAGGCGCAGGCGCAGGACGCGGAGCTGGCCCAGCTGCGCGAGTTGGTGCGGAGCCTGCGGGAGCAGGGCCCGCGGGACGCAGCCCCGGGCGGCTGTGAGACGGACGACTGCAAGAGcagggggctgctgggggaggcGGGCGGCGGCGAGGCCGGAGGGGGCGGAGGGGGCGCCGAGCAGCTGCGGGCCCAGCTGGTGCAGGAGCGGCTCCGCGCCCAGGAGCAGGCGCTGTGCTTCGAGCGGGAGCGGCGGACgtggcaggaggagaaggagcggGTGCTGCGCTACCAGCGGGAGATCCAGGGGGGCTACCTGGACATGTACCGCCGCAACCAGGCGCTGGAACAAGAGCTGCGGGCTCTGCGGGAGCCCCCAGCGCCCTGGAGTCCTCGGCTGGAGTCCTCCAAGATCTGA
- the RMND5B gene encoding E3 ubiquitin-protein transferase RMND5B isoform X1: protein MEQCASVEREVDKVLQKFLTYGQHCEQSLEELLHYVGQLRAELASAALQGTPLSATLSLVMSQCCRKIKDTVQKLASDHKDIHSSVSRVGKAIDRNFDSEICGVVSDAVWDSREKQQQILQMAIVEHLYQQGMLGVAEELCQESTLNVDLDFKQPFLELNRILEALHEQDLGPALEWAVSHRQRLLELNSSLEFKLHRLHFIRLLAGGPEKQLEALSYARHFQPFARLHQREIQVMMGSLVYLRLGLEKSPYCHLLDNSHWAEICETFTRDACSLLGLSVESPLSVSFASGCVALPVLMNIKAVIEQRQCTGVWSHKDELPIEIELGMKCWYHSVFACPILRQQTSDSNPPIKLICGHVISRDALNKLINGGKLKCPYCPMEQNPADGKRIIF from the exons ATGGAGCAGTGTGCGAGCGTGGAGAGGGAGGTGGACAAGGTCCTGCAGAAGTTCCTGACCTATGGGCAGCACTGCGAGCAGAGCCTGGAGGAGCTGCTGCACTACGTGGGCCAGCTGCGGGCTGAGCTGGCCAGCGCAG CCCTCCAGGGGACCCCTCTGTCAGCTACCCTCTCCCTGGTGATGTCCCAGTGCTGCCGGAAGATCAAAGACACCGTGCAAAAATTGGCTTCGGACCACAAGGACATTCACAGCAGCGTCTCCCGAGTGGGCAAAGCCATTGACAGG AACTTTGACTCTGAGATTTGCGGAGTGGTGTCGGATGCGGTGTGGGACTCtcgggagaagcagcagcagatcCTGCAGATGGCCATTGTGGAGCACCTGTACCAGCAAGGCATGCTGGGTGTCGCTGAGGAGCTCTGCCAG GAATCAACACTGAACGTGGACTTAGACTTTAAGCAGCCTTTCCTCGAGTTGAATCGAATCCTGGAAGCTCTGCATGAACAAGACCTAGGGCCAGCATTGGA ATGGGCCGTCTCCCACAGACAGCGCCTGCTCGAGCTCAACAGCTCCCTGGAGTTCAAGCTGCACCGCCTGCACTTCATCCGCCTCCTGGCGGGCGGCCCCGAGAAGCAGCTGGAGGCCCTCAGTTACGCCCGGCACTTTCAGCCCTTTGCACGGCTGCACCAGCGAG AGATCCAGGTGATGATGGGCAGCCTGGTGTACCTGCGGCTGGGCTTGGAGAAGTCGCCCTACTGCCACCTCCTGGACAATAGCCATTGGGCAGAGATCTGTGAGACCTTTACTCGTGATGCTTGCTCACTACTGGGGCTTTCGGTGGAGTCGCCCCTCAGCGTCAG CTTTGCCTCGGGCTGTGTGGCGCTGCCCGTGCTGATGAACATCAAGGCTGTGATTGAGCAGAGGCAGTGCACAGGCGTCTGGAGTCACAAGGACGAGCTGCCG ATCGAGATCGAACTGGGCATGAAGTGCTGGTACCACTCGGTGTTTGCCTGCCCCATCCTCCGGCAGCAGACGTCAGATTCCAACCCTCCCATCAAGCTCATCTGTGGCCACGTGATCTCCCGAGACGCACTCAACAAGCTCA